The Algiphilus sp. DNA segment TGCCGGTTCACTGCACCCCGTTGGCGCCACCGCGCACGGCGCTCGACGGTGCCGCCTTCGAGATGCGCTGGCGCAGCGACTGCGGCACGCAGGGCCTGCGCGGCCACGCGGTGGGCGTGAGCGGCGGTGGAGGCAGCGGCATCAACACCATCGTCCTGGTGCGCAATCGCCACGGGGAGACCATCGCGCAGGGCATGATCGATGGCGGCGCGTCCTATACCGTGCCGCAGCATGCCGAGCCGCTCGCCGTCGCGATGCGCTACGCCGAGCTCGGCGTGACGCACCTCGTCTTCGGGCCCGATCATCTGCTGTTCGTGGCCGGTCTCTTCCTCCTGGTCAGCGGCTGGCGCCGGTTGCTGGTGGTGACCGCCGCCTTCACCCTGGGGCACAGCGTGACGCTGGCGCTGTCGGTGCTCGATGTGGTGCGGCTCGACCCGGCCCTGACCGAGCTCGCCATTGCCGCGAGCGTGGTGTGGCTGGCGCTGCACGTACTGGCGCGCCGGCTGACGGGGCAGGCCGACGGGATGTGGCGCGCGACCCGCGCGCCCTGGTTCGCGGCCGGCTTCGGGCTGCTGCACGGGCTGGGATTCGCCGGTGCGCTGCGCGAGATCGGTCTGCCGCAGGAAGCACTGGGCATCGCGCTGGCAGCGTTCAACGTCGGCATCGAAGTCGGCCAGATCCTGGTGCTGGGGGTGCTCGCGGCATGCGGTGCGATGCTCGCCCGGGTGCCGGTCGAGCCCGCGACCGGCGTCGCGCGTCTGGTCACGGCCTACGCGATGGGCACGTTCGGTGCATGCTGGTGTCTGGAACGATCGATGAGAGCGCTGGAACTGGTGCCGGCGACCCCTTGAAAAATAAGGAGTATCTGGAATGCGAAAAGCGATAGCGACCCTGCTGATGAGCGGATCGGT contains these protein-coding regions:
- a CDS encoding HupE/UreJ family protein — its product is MRCCACLALLALLVLAPGVSAHPLAPALLALTETDSGEVAVRWRLAAVQPTGARLQPVLPVHCTPLAPPRTALDGAAFEMRWRSDCGTQGLRGHAVGVSGGGGSGINTIVLVRNRHGETIAQGMIDGGASYTVPQHAEPLAVAMRYAELGVTHLVFGPDHLLFVAGLFLLVSGWRRLLVVTAAFTLGHSVTLALSVLDVVRLDPALTELAIAASVVWLALHVLARRLTGQADGMWRATRAPWFAAGFGLLHGLGFAGALREIGLPQEALGIALAAFNVGIEVGQILVLGVLAACGAMLARVPVEPATGVARLVTAYAMGTFGACWCLERSMRALELVPATP